One region of Thermococcus sp. MAR1 genomic DNA includes:
- the thsB gene encoding thermosome subunit beta yields the protein MAQLAGQPVVILPEGTQRYVGRDAQRLNILAARIIAETVRTTLGPKGMDKMLVDSLGDIVITNDGATILDEMDIQHPAAKMMVEVAKTQDKEAGDGTTTAVVIAGELLRKAEELLDQNIHPSIVIKGYALAAEKAQEILDEIAKDVDVEDVEMLKKAAVTAITGKAAEEEREYLANIAVEAVKQVAEKVDGTYKVDLDNIKFEKKEGGSVKDTRLIKGVVIDKEVVHPGMPKRVEGAKIALINEALEVKETETDAEIRITSPEQLQAFLEQEEKMLREMVEKIKEVGANVVFVQKGIDDLAQHYLAKYGILAVRRVKKSDMEKLAKATGAKIVTNVRDLTSEDLGEAELVEQRKVAGENMIFVEGCKNPKAVTILIRGGTEHVVDEVERALEDAVKVVKDIVEDGKILAAGGAPEIELAIRLDEFAKEVGGKEQLAIEAFAEALKVIPRTLAENAGLDPIETLVKVIAAHKEKGPTIGVDVFEGEPADMMERGVIAPVRVTKQAIKSASEAAIMILRIDDVIAASKLEKDKEGKGGNEDFGSDLD from the coding sequence ATGGCCCAGCTCGCAGGACAGCCGGTTGTTATTCTGCCTGAGGGGACCCAGAGGTACGTTGGTAGGGACGCCCAGAGGCTCAACATTCTCGCCGCGAGGATCATAGCCGAGACGGTCAGGACGACCCTCGGCCCGAAGGGAATGGATAAAATGCTCGTCGACAGCCTCGGTGACATCGTCATCACCAACGATGGTGCAACGATTCTCGACGAGATGGACATCCAGCACCCCGCTGCCAAGATGATGGTTGAGGTTGCGAAGACCCAGGACAAGGAGGCTGGCGATGGAACCACTACCGCCGTCGTCATTGCTGGCGAGCTTCTCAGGAAGGCTGAGGAGCTCCTCGACCAGAACATCCACCCGAGCATAGTTATCAAGGGTTACGCCCTCGCTGCCGAGAAGGCCCAGGAAATACTCGACGAGATAGCCAAGGACGTTGACGTTGAGGACGTCGAGATGCTCAAGAAGGCCGCCGTTACCGCCATCACCGGGAAGGCCGCCGAGGAGGAGCGCGAGTACCTCGCCAACATCGCCGTTGAGGCCGTCAAGCAGGTCGCCGAGAAGGTCGACGGAACCTACAAGGTTGACCTTGACAACATCAAGTTCGAGAAGAAGGAGGGCGGTAGCGTCAAGGACACCAGGCTCATCAAGGGTGTCGTCATCGACAAGGAGGTCGTTCACCCGGGAATGCCGAAGAGGGTTGAGGGAGCTAAGATCGCCCTCATAAACGAGGCCCTTGAGGTCAAGGAGACCGAGACCGACGCCGAGATCAGGATCACCAGCCCGGAGCAGCTCCAGGCCTTCCTTGAGCAGGAGGAGAAGATGCTCCGCGAGATGGTCGAGAAGATCAAGGAGGTTGGAGCGAACGTCGTCTTCGTCCAGAAGGGAATTGACGACCTCGCCCAGCACTACCTGGCCAAGTACGGCATTCTCGCCGTTAGGAGGGTCAAGAAGAGCGACATGGAGAAGCTCGCCAAGGCCACCGGCGCCAAGATCGTCACCAACGTCCGCGACCTCACCAGCGAGGACCTCGGTGAGGCCGAACTCGTCGAGCAGAGGAAGGTTGCCGGCGAGAACATGATCTTCGTTGAGGGCTGCAAGAACCCGAAGGCCGTCACCATACTCATCAGGGGTGGTACCGAGCACGTCGTCGATGAGGTTGAGCGCGCCCTTGAGGATGCCGTCAAGGTCGTCAAGGACATCGTCGAGGACGGCAAGATACTCGCCGCCGGCGGTGCCCCGGAGATCGAGCTGGCAATAAGGCTCGACGAGTTCGCCAAGGAGGTCGGCGGTAAGGAGCAGCTCGCCATTGAGGCCTTCGCCGAGGCCCTCAAGGTCATACCGAGGACCCTCGCCGAGAACGCCGGTCTCGACCCGATCGAGACCCTCGTGAAGGTCATCGCCGCCCACAAGGAGAAGGGACCGACCATCGGCGTTGACGTCTTCGAGGGCGAGCCGGCCGACATGATGGAGCGCGGCGTCATCGCCCCGGTCAGGGTCACCAAGCAGGCCATCAAGAGCGCCAGCGAGGCTGCCATAATGATCCTCAGGATCGACGACGTCATCGCCGCCAGCAAGCTCGAGAAGGACAAGGAGGGCAAGGGCGGCAACGAGGACTTCGGAAGCGACCTCGACTGA
- a CDS encoding ABC transporter ATP-binding protein — protein sequence MSAIEARGLSKWYGSKKALSDVSFTVEDGEIVGVIGPNGAGKTTLIRILSCLLKPDSGEVRIFGKKPCQVKGLFALLPQDVKAHFYTLTPRDYVYHYLRMRGLGREEARRTADDAMKLFGIDYADEPMSTLSGGMVRRALLAMVLSADAGLYFLDEPTVGLDVENRLKLWDVIRKKAEESTIVLTSHYLNEISSVCDRVLLLKDGRVRAFGTPESIAGEYLRGLHSKVVAFGDVTLEGFLVRNAGRNTYIYTRSGREEKEIMEALESAGIPFRREGLTIEDVFLVGDLK from the coding sequence ATGTCGGCGATTGAGGCAAGAGGCCTCTCCAAATGGTACGGCTCAAAAAAGGCCCTCAGCGACGTTTCCTTCACCGTGGAAGATGGTGAAATAGTCGGGGTAATCGGCCCCAACGGCGCAGGAAAGACGACGCTTATAAGGATTCTGAGCTGTCTTCTGAAGCCCGACTCCGGTGAAGTCAGGATTTTTGGGAAGAAGCCCTGCCAGGTAAAAGGCCTTTTCGCGCTCCTCCCCCAGGACGTTAAGGCCCACTTCTACACGCTCACCCCGAGGGACTACGTCTACCACTACCTCCGGATGAGGGGGCTCGGGAGGGAGGAAGCCAGAAGGACTGCGGACGACGCCATGAAGCTCTTCGGAATAGACTACGCGGACGAGCCCATGTCCACCCTCTCCGGAGGCATGGTCAGGAGGGCCCTGCTGGCCATGGTACTCTCAGCCGATGCCGGGCTTTACTTCCTCGACGAACCCACCGTTGGCCTTGATGTCGAGAACAGGCTGAAGCTGTGGGATGTCATCAGGAAAAAGGCCGAGGAATCAACGATAGTCCTTACCAGCCACTACCTCAACGAGATATCGAGCGTCTGCGACCGCGTCCTGCTCCTGAAGGACGGCAGGGTGAGAGCATTTGGGACACCGGAGAGTATAGCTGGGGAGTACCTAAGGGGGCTCCATTCAAAGGTCGTTGCCTTCGGAGATGTCACGCTTGAGGGGTTTCTGGTTAGAAATGCCGGGAGAAACACATACATCTACACCCGCTCCGGGCGTGAAGAGAAGGAGATAATGGAAGCCCTTGAAAGCGCGGGAATACCCTTCAGAAGGGAGGGGCTTACGATAGAAGATGTATTTCTGGTTGGTGACCTAAAATGA
- a CDS encoding nucleotidyl transferase AbiEii/AbiGii toxin family protein, with product MDEEMLRYLAAKTGLGLNYIAKEERISFLMSQLWEIFGEKAILKGGTALNRVYLAKIGAARFSEDIDIDYFNGDVGTAAEEIKEGMKLVEGFDIKGPRVLHRTFRFDCYYINPLGNRDRVKVEFYLSRPPYVEARVELVKSPFVSEYPTMFRVYSFEDLLAKKLAALYNRTEGKDIYDSFHAFNMEFDEKKLRESLELTLEFYHIEDEFWRGLIEKLNYAKKNARYIGNSTNHFIPKSLRPNWEEMVESLKLRIEELGQVIPL from the coding sequence ATGGATGAGGAAATGCTCCGGTATCTGGCAGCGAAGACCGGGCTGGGTCTGAACTACATCGCCAAGGAGGAGCGTATTTCCTTCCTGATGAGCCAGCTGTGGGAAATCTTCGGCGAGAAGGCGATACTCAAGGGCGGCACTGCCCTCAACAGGGTTTACCTTGCAAAGATTGGAGCGGCAAGGTTTTCCGAGGACATAGACATTGACTACTTCAACGGCGACGTTGGCACAGCGGCTGAGGAGATAAAAGAGGGCATGAAGCTCGTCGAGGGATTTGACATTAAGGGGCCGAGAGTTTTGCACAGAACTTTCCGCTTCGACTGCTACTATATTAACCCCCTTGGAAACAGAGACCGGGTTAAAGTTGAGTTCTACCTCAGCAGGCCGCCCTACGTTGAGGCCAGAGTTGAGCTGGTCAAGTCTCCCTTTGTCAGTGAGTATCCAACCATGTTTAGGGTCTATTCCTTTGAGGACCTGCTCGCCAAGAAACTCGCTGCCCTTTACAACCGCACTGAAGGCAAGGACATCTACGACTCTTTCCATGCTTTTAACATGGAGTTTGATGAGAAAAAGCTGAGAGAGTCCCTAGAGCTAACTCTTGAATTCTATCACATCGAGGATGAGTTCTGGAGAGGTTTGATTGAGAAGCTCAATTACGCAAAGAAAAATGCCCGATACATCGGCAACTCCACCAACCACTTTATCCCCAAGAGCTTACGTCCAAACTGGGAAGAGATGGTAGAAAGCCTGAAGCTCAGAATTGAAGAACTTGGCCAGGTGATCCCTCTGTAG
- the guaB gene encoding IMP dehydrogenase gives MGKFEHKLVNAAKGYTFDDVLLIPQPTEVEPKDVDVSTRITPNVKLKIPILSAAMDTVTEWEMAVAMAREGGLGVIHRNMSVGEQAEMVRKVKRAERFIVEDVITIGPDETLDYALFLMERNDIDGLPVVGEDGRIIGIVTKKDIAAKEGSFVREVMTGEVITVGEDVSVEEALDTMVAKGIARLPVVDEKGRLVGIITMSDLMMRKKYRNAVKDENGDLLVAAAVGPFDIERAKALDRAGADVIVIDTAHAHNLKAIKAMKEIRKAVDADLIVGNIANPKAVDDLTFADAVKVGIGPGSICTTRVVAGVGVPQVTAIALVADRAQEYGLHVIADGGIRYSGDIVKAIAAGADAVMLGSLLAGTKEAPGKEVVINGRKYKQYRGMGSLGAMMKGGAERYYQKGHMKTRKFVPEGVEGVVPYKGSVGEVLYQLVGGLRSGMGYVGAGNIPELKEKGEFVIITQAGVKESHPHDIFITNEAPNYPVGK, from the coding sequence ATGGGAAAATTTGAACACAAACTTGTCAATGCCGCTAAAGGTTACACCTTCGACGACGTTCTTCTGATACCTCAACCAACGGAAGTCGAGCCCAAGGACGTTGACGTCTCGACCCGGATAACCCCCAACGTGAAGCTCAAGATACCGATCCTCAGCGCGGCGATGGACACCGTTACCGAGTGGGAGATGGCCGTGGCGATGGCAAGGGAGGGCGGCCTGGGGGTCATCCACAGGAACATGAGCGTTGGGGAGCAGGCCGAGATGGTCAGAAAGGTCAAGCGCGCCGAGCGCTTCATAGTGGAGGACGTTATAACGATCGGTCCCGACGAGACCCTCGACTACGCCCTCTTCCTCATGGAGAGAAACGACATCGACGGCCTTCCGGTCGTTGGTGAGGACGGCAGAATAATCGGCATCGTTACCAAGAAGGACATAGCGGCCAAAGAGGGCAGCTTTGTGAGGGAGGTCATGACCGGCGAAGTCATAACTGTCGGCGAGGACGTTTCGGTTGAGGAAGCCCTTGATACGATGGTTGCCAAGGGAATAGCCCGCCTCCCGGTCGTCGATGAGAAAGGCCGCCTCGTGGGAATAATCACGATGAGCGACCTGATGATGAGGAAGAAGTACAGGAACGCGGTAAAAGATGAAAACGGTGACCTCCTGGTTGCCGCGGCGGTGGGTCCCTTCGACATCGAGCGCGCCAAGGCCCTTGACCGGGCCGGAGCGGACGTCATAGTCATAGATACTGCCCACGCCCACAACCTCAAGGCGATAAAAGCTATGAAGGAGATAAGGAAAGCCGTCGATGCCGATTTAATCGTTGGAAACATCGCCAACCCCAAAGCGGTTGACGACCTCACCTTTGCCGATGCGGTCAAGGTCGGAATAGGCCCCGGGAGCATATGCACAACCCGCGTCGTAGCTGGCGTCGGCGTCCCGCAGGTTACGGCAATAGCTCTCGTGGCGGACAGGGCCCAGGAATACGGGCTCCACGTCATAGCCGACGGCGGAATCCGCTACTCCGGCGACATAGTCAAGGCCATCGCCGCTGGGGCTGACGCTGTCATGCTTGGCTCCCTCCTGGCCGGAACGAAGGAGGCACCGGGCAAGGAGGTCGTCATCAACGGGAGGAAGTACAAGCAGTACCGCGGCATGGGCTCCCTTGGGGCGATGATGAAGGGCGGAGCGGAGCGCTACTATCAGAAGGGCCACATGAAGACGAGGAAGTTCGTTCCGGAGGGCGTTGAGGGAGTCGTTCCCTACAAGGGGAGCGTTGGTGAGGTTCTCTACCAGCTCGTTGGAGGCCTTCGCTCGGGAATGGGGTACGTGGGAGCGGGGAACATTCCGGAGCTCAAGGAGAAGGGTGAGTTCGTCATCATAACTCAGGCCGGCGTCAAGGAGAGCCATCCGCACGATATCTTCATCACCAACGAGGCGCCGAATTATCCGGTAGGAAAGTGA
- a CDS encoding IGHMBP2 family helicase, with the protein MEEGMPSKFIAHLKILVEMERKAEIEAMRLEIKRLSGRERENVGRAVLGLNGKVIGEELGYFLVKYGRDREIKTEISVGDLVVISKRDPLKSDLVGTVVEKGKRFITVALETVPEWALKGVRLDLYANDITFKRWLENLNNLRESGRKALELYLGFREPEGSEPVGFTPFDRSLNASQRMAIARALGSPDFFLIHGPFGTGKTRTLAELIRQEVERGNKVLATAESNVAVDNLVERLANSGLKVVRIGHPSRVSRSLHETTLAYLITRHELYGELRELRVIGQNLKEKRDTFTKPAPKYRRGLSDREILRLASKGIGVRGVPARLIREMAEWLKINQQVQKTFEDARKLEERIAREIIRKADVVLTTNASAGLDVVDYGSYDVAIIDEATQATIPSVLIPINRARRFVLAGDHRQLPPTILSEKAKELSKTLFEGLIERYPVKSEMLTVQYRMNERLMEFPSGEFYGGKVVADKGVKNITLADLGVKSPENGPWGEVLKPENVLVFIDTAKLKNRFERQRRGSESRENPLEARFVKEAVERILELGVKPEWVGAITPYDDQRDLISSLLPEEVEVKTVDGYQGREKEVIVLSFVRSNRKGELGFLKDLRRLNVSLTRAKRKLILIGDSSTLSSHPTYKRLIEFVRDREAVVDAKELTEPPASMSIDNVREILGISETKESIDVPKDAEKVRKKDRDRMQSIYGGTPYNPF; encoded by the coding sequence ATGGAAGAAGGGATGCCCTCAAAGTTCATTGCTCACCTCAAGATACTCGTTGAGATGGAAAGGAAGGCCGAGATAGAGGCCATGCGCCTGGAGATAAAAAGGCTCTCCGGAAGGGAGAGGGAGAATGTAGGGCGGGCAGTTCTCGGCCTGAACGGTAAAGTCATCGGCGAGGAGCTCGGCTACTTCCTGGTGAAATACGGCCGCGATAGAGAGATAAAGACGGAGATAAGCGTCGGCGATTTGGTCGTAATCAGTAAAAGAGACCCGCTGAAGAGTGACCTGGTCGGAACGGTCGTAGAAAAGGGGAAGCGGTTCATAACCGTGGCTTTGGAAACCGTTCCCGAGTGGGCCCTGAAGGGCGTTAGGCTGGACCTCTACGCCAACGACATAACCTTCAAGCGCTGGCTTGAGAACCTGAACAATCTGAGGGAGAGCGGGAGGAAGGCGCTGGAGCTCTACCTGGGCTTTAGGGAGCCGGAAGGGAGCGAACCGGTCGGGTTCACCCCATTTGACAGGAGCCTCAACGCGAGCCAGAGGATGGCAATAGCGAGAGCCCTCGGAAGCCCGGACTTCTTCCTCATCCACGGGCCGTTCGGGACGGGCAAGACGAGAACCCTGGCCGAGCTGATAAGGCAGGAAGTGGAGAGGGGCAACAAGGTTCTGGCAACGGCTGAGAGCAACGTTGCCGTTGACAACCTCGTCGAGCGCTTGGCCAATTCTGGTTTAAAGGTTGTGCGCATCGGCCACCCGAGCAGGGTCTCAAGGAGCCTCCACGAGACGACGCTGGCTTACCTCATAACCCGACATGAACTCTACGGTGAGCTGAGGGAGCTTCGCGTAATCGGCCAGAACCTCAAGGAAAAGAGGGACACCTTCACGAAGCCAGCACCGAAGTACAGGCGCGGGCTGAGCGACCGCGAAATACTCAGGCTGGCCTCGAAGGGGATAGGCGTAAGGGGCGTTCCGGCGAGGCTCATCAGGGAGATGGCAGAGTGGTTGAAGATTAACCAGCAGGTTCAAAAAACGTTCGAGGATGCCAGAAAACTTGAGGAGAGGATAGCGAGGGAGATAATAAGGAAAGCGGACGTTGTTCTCACAACGAATGCCTCTGCCGGCCTTGATGTCGTTGACTACGGCTCCTATGATGTGGCGATAATAGACGAGGCGACGCAGGCAACGATACCGAGCGTGCTCATTCCGATAAACCGCGCGAGGCGCTTCGTCTTGGCTGGAGACCACAGGCAGCTGCCACCAACGATACTCAGCGAGAAGGCCAAGGAGCTGAGTAAGACGCTCTTCGAGGGCCTGATCGAGCGTTATCCCGTGAAGAGCGAGATGCTCACCGTCCAGTACAGGATGAACGAAAGGCTCATGGAGTTTCCAAGCGGGGAGTTCTACGGCGGGAAGGTCGTCGCGGATAAGGGTGTGAAGAACATAACGCTCGCCGATTTAGGTGTTAAAAGCCCTGAGAACGGCCCCTGGGGGGAGGTTCTCAAGCCAGAGAACGTGCTGGTTTTCATAGACACTGCCAAGCTCAAAAACCGCTTCGAGAGGCAGAGGCGTGGAAGCGAGAGCAGGGAAAACCCGCTTGAGGCGAGGTTCGTGAAGGAGGCCGTCGAGAGGATTTTAGAACTCGGCGTTAAGCCTGAGTGGGTTGGGGCCATAACCCCCTACGACGACCAGCGCGACCTTATAAGCTCCCTCCTTCCTGAGGAGGTCGAGGTAAAAACCGTTGATGGCTACCAGGGCAGGGAGAAGGAAGTAATAGTCCTCTCCTTCGTCCGTTCCAACAGAAAAGGAGAACTCGGCTTCCTGAAGGATTTGAGGCGCTTGAACGTCTCGCTGACGAGGGCCAAGAGGAAGCTGATCCTCATAGGCGACTCCTCGACTTTGAGTTCGCATCCCACGTATAAACGTCTCATTGAGTTCGTAAGGGATAGGGAGGCGGTGGTTGATGCAAAAGAACTAACCGAACCGCCAGCAAGTATGTCCATAGACAACGTGAGGGAAATTCTTGGGATTTCGGAGACGAAAGAGTCAATAGACGTCCCAAAAGATGCCGAAAAAGTCAGGAAAAAGGACAGGGACAGAATGCAGTCAATCTATGGGGGCACACCCTACAATCCTTTTTAA
- a CDS encoding elongation factor 1-beta: MADFNLVGVIKVMPTDPEVNLDELEEKLKAVIPEKFGLAKVEREPIAFGLVALKFYVLGRDEEGYSYDEVAELFRQVENVESAEVETVSRI; the protein is encoded by the coding sequence ATGGCTGACTTCAACCTTGTTGGCGTTATAAAGGTCATGCCGACCGACCCGGAGGTCAACCTCGACGAGCTTGAGGAGAAGCTGAAGGCCGTCATCCCCGAGAAGTTCGGCCTCGCCAAGGTCGAGCGCGAGCCTATCGCTTTTGGCCTCGTCGCCCTCAAGTTCTACGTCCTCGGTAGGGACGAGGAGGGTTACTCCTACGACGAGGTTGCCGAGCTCTTCAGGCAGGTCGAGAACGTCGAGAGCGCGGAAGTTGAGACCGTTTCGAGGATCTGA
- a CDS encoding multidrug transporter has protein sequence MMALIEYYARALTRGRFSLISFAVQPLSFIFIVYVVSGGRFLNTALGGAIVSFIVGVEIADLAIELVGMKTRSRFYDIIMSLPGSNWRKALGISVGMSVPAFPYVVLLTAILLWRLGVGAFPRMLGAIISLWLWSVGVGFLLGVKGKEPVQVMRLSNLLVTGLTVFPPVYYPVSVLSEWLAKVLIFFPTVSASQVLSGAGGSAPLITTLLWGILGLVFLLRFAGLEG, from the coding sequence ATGATGGCACTGATTGAGTACTACGCGAGGGCCCTAACACGGGGAAGGTTCTCCCTAATCAGCTTCGCGGTTCAACCGCTCTCCTTCATCTTCATCGTCTACGTCGTGAGCGGGGGAAGGTTCCTCAATACTGCCTTGGGGGGCGCGATAGTTAGTTTCATAGTCGGGGTCGAGATAGCGGATTTGGCGATAGAGCTGGTCGGAATGAAGACGCGCTCGCGGTTCTATGACATCATCATGAGCCTTCCCGGGAGTAACTGGAGGAAGGCCCTTGGCATCTCTGTCGGAATGAGCGTTCCGGCCTTTCCCTATGTGGTTCTTTTGACGGCGATACTCCTCTGGAGGCTCGGAGTTGGGGCTTTTCCCAGAATGCTTGGGGCGATAATTTCATTGTGGCTCTGGAGCGTAGGAGTTGGCTTCCTTTTGGGTGTTAAAGGGAAAGAGCCTGTTCAGGTGATGAGGCTCTCGAACCTTCTGGTTACTGGCCTTACGGTCTTCCCGCCGGTTTACTATCCAGTGAGCGTCCTTTCGGAGTGGCTCGCAAAGGTTCTCATTTTCTTCCCGACGGTGAGTGCCTCTCAAGTTCTGTCGGGAGCGGGTGGGAGCGCGCCCCTTATAACAACGCTCCTCTGGGGAATCCTCGGTCTGGTCTTCCTCCTCAGGTTCGCGGGGCTTGAGGGGTGA
- a CDS encoding lipopolysaccharide assembly protein LapB produces MANVKVEWENALAEKNCEKLLELFDDYIETIEDEETLREELKKLEEVAIECEDPYDLAHEIAHVYAHLDDAEVGIEFYRRVAERKKKDPEEYATALYYLADAYEHFGMPEKAIETYEELLKLEEEVLKNEREIALTLANMAVNYDELGETGKAIELMERAREIFERLDDKKNHMISLLDLAHFHYELGDYDTAKGLIKEVLRNPREDEIEINARLVEAEIFAGRGDYEKAFRALRDALVKAINVSDDIFGLVFDTLVDFIEGLFNEGSYGVVAESMESFAELFEDDTAYFFRAIGELARWKAGEDGAKERFEELYSKVENEELRSILDEWKRPKLSLSLGL; encoded by the coding sequence ATGGCCAACGTTAAAGTCGAATGGGAGAATGCCCTGGCCGAGAAGAACTGTGAGAAACTGCTGGAGCTCTTTGACGATTACATCGAGACCATCGAAGATGAGGAGACGCTGAGGGAGGAGCTGAAGAAGCTTGAGGAAGTCGCCATCGAGTGCGAGGACCCATACGATTTAGCGCATGAGATAGCCCACGTCTACGCTCACCTCGATGACGCCGAGGTCGGAATCGAGTTCTACAGGAGGGTGGCCGAGAGGAAAAAGAAAGATCCGGAGGAGTACGCGACTGCTCTCTACTACCTGGCCGACGCCTACGAGCACTTCGGCATGCCAGAGAAGGCAATAGAGACCTACGAGGAGCTGCTCAAGCTTGAAGAGGAAGTCCTGAAGAACGAGAGGGAAATAGCACTTACGCTGGCGAACATGGCTGTGAACTACGACGAACTCGGCGAGACAGGGAAGGCGATAGAGCTGATGGAGCGCGCGAGAGAGATTTTCGAAAGGCTCGATGATAAAAAGAACCACATGATAAGCCTGCTTGACCTGGCGCACTTCCACTACGAGCTCGGGGACTACGATACGGCCAAGGGGCTTATAAAGGAGGTTCTCAGGAACCCGAGGGAGGACGAGATCGAGATAAACGCCAGGCTGGTGGAGGCGGAGATATTCGCGGGCAGGGGGGACTACGAGAAGGCCTTCAGAGCTCTACGGGATGCCCTCGTCAAGGCCATCAATGTAAGCGACGATATTTTTGGCCTCGTCTTTGACACACTGGTTGACTTCATCGAGGGACTGTTCAACGAGGGCTCCTACGGCGTTGTTGCTGAGAGTATGGAGTCCTTTGCGGAGCTCTTTGAGGATGATACTGCGTACTTCTTCAGGGCCATAGGAGAATTGGCGCGCTGGAAGGCTGGGGAAGATGGGGCAAAGGAGCGCTTTGAGGAACTATACTCCAAGGTGGAGAACGAGGAGCTTCGCTCGATTCTCGACGAGTGGAAGAGGCCAAAGCTGAGCTTGAGCTTAGGGCTCTAA
- a CDS encoding zinc finger domain-containing protein yields MEAKFEIPVCTSCGKEITPREHATHFVCPNCGEEIIWRCESCRVLSVPYKCPKCGWEGP; encoded by the coding sequence GTGGAAGCCAAGTTCGAGATACCCGTATGCACATCATGCGGAAAGGAGATAACCCCAAGGGAGCACGCCACTCACTTCGTCTGCCCGAACTGTGGCGAGGAGATCATCTGGCGCTGCGAATCCTGCAGGGTCTTGAGCGTCCCCTACAAGTGCCCCAAGTGCGGCTGGGAGGGGCCGTGA
- a CDS encoding DUF2283 domain-containing protein has translation MKVRYDPKADILYILIREGPVADTDEVDEDVWFEYDENGNVVGIEIWDAGENVIRKSLLEIERYTKGLEEEIKA, from the coding sequence ATGAAAGTGAGATACGATCCAAAGGCTGACATCCTCTACATCCTCATTAGGGAGGGCCCCGTGGCCGATACCGACGAGGTTGATGAAGATGTGTGGTTTGAGTACGACGAGAATGGAAACGTCGTCGGAATCGAAATATGGGACGCTGGAGAGAACGTCATCAGGAAAAGTCTTCTTGAGATAGAGCGCTACACAAAGGGATTAGAGGAAGAAATAAAGGCTTAG
- a CDS encoding DUF4258 domain-containing protein encodes MEIVLPEHAKERLKERKIDLKEVEAVINLPIL; translated from the coding sequence ATGGAGATCGTCCTACCTGAACATGCAAAAGAAAGGCTTAAAGAACGGAAAATTGACCTCAAAGAAGTGGAGGCGGTCATTAATTTGCCCATTCTATGA